The sequence GGTGGCGTCGCAAAAATCACTGAAGCCAACACCCCCGGTACCATCCCGATACCAAAAAATGAAACGGCCGGTATTAGATAAACAAACGCTGGCAAGGTCTGCATGAAGTCAAGAATTGGTTTGATTACGATCTCAGCTCTTGAACTTTTTGCCATCCAAATTCCAAGTGGAATCCCAACAACGATTGCAATCAAACTAGACGACAAAACTAACGTCAAGGTCTGGGTCATATCACGCCAGTATCCTAAGTTCCAGATCAATAACAGCCCCAAAACTTCAAACACCATGAAACTAATTTTCTTTTGTCCTCGTTTAACCCAGTACGTGAGTGCTAAGACCACCAAGATAAAGACCCATTGCGGCAAGAAGTCAAAAGCCCATTGAATACCGTCAATGATTACCTGGAAAAAGATCGTCACACTATAAAAAA comes from Lactobacillus sp. CBA3606 and encodes:
- a CDS encoding proline/glycine betaine ABC transporter permease produces the protein MNIGQIPLAEWINSGVDWLSQFTGFFYSVTIFFQVIIDGIQWAFDFLPQWVFILVVLALTYWVKRGQKKISFMVFEVLGLLLIWNLGYWRDMTQTLTLVLSSSLIAIVVGIPLGIWMAKSSRAEIVIKPILDFMQTLPAFVYLIPAVSFFGIGMVPGVLASVIFATPPTVRMTNLGIRQVPSDLIEVADSFGSTSWQKLIKLQLPLAKTTIMSGINQTMMLGLSMVVIASMIGALGLGTQVYFAVGRNDAGAGFAAGIAVVIVAIILDRITQSFNKTSK